The genomic window TCAGAAGCCATTTCAAAACATAATATCGATATGCTGGTAGAAACTCGAAAAGGAGAAAAAATCAAATTTAAAAAAGTCAAAAAAGAAAATGTCAATGAAAAGCTGGGACTTCCGGTGCTTTCATTGTACGAAGAGATTGTTTAAGTCTTTAGTTGTTAGTCCTTTAGTCCTTAGTCCTTAGTTCTTAGTGATTAGTTGTTAGTTCTTAGTTACTAATTTTAACGGAATCCTTATAATTACTCGATTTTGCAATGTAATTATAAATAAATATTAGTCTAAACTATCTAACTAACAACTAACAACTAATCACTAAGTACTAATTCACTGAGTACTAAAAAACTATAAATATTTAATTTAAAACCGAAAATATGTTATTAAAGAAAAGAATACCAATGAAGTACGTTCTCGGGAAAATTAAAGTCGAAATTGTTCTGGTATTAGCGTATACCGTAGTATTTGAAATATTTCACCATTACTTTGTTACACTTCCTGTAGATATTCCAATTGCGATTCCAACTATGATTGGAACGATTATTTCACTTTTGCTTGCGTTTAAGTCCAATCAGGCATACGATAGATGGTGGGAAGCAAGAATTGTTTGGGGAGCCGTTGTCAACGATTCCAGAACATTAATTCGTCAGGTTTTGACGTTTTACAAAGATCCAGATTTTTCTGTTGAAGCCAGTGAATTCAAAGAAAATTTTGCCAAAAGACAGATTGCATGGTGTTATAGTTTAGGGCAGTCACTGCGAAATAAAGACGCCGTAGAACCATTGGAAGGATTAATGAGTGATGAAGAAATACGATACATTAAAAATCATCAAAATGTTCCTAATGCAATTTTAATGCTTCATGCAAGAGATCTTAGAAATGCTAAAAATGACAAGAAAATCAATACTTACCAACAGGTAGAAATCGATAATACTCTGTCTAGACTATGTGATGAAATGGGAAAATGTGAAAGAATTAAAAACACCATATTTCCAACAACATACAGTATGTACATTCGATTGACATTGTGTTTGTTTATTTTATTACTGCCTTTCGGGCTAACAAGTGTTTTGAGCTGGTTTGCGATTCCGTTGATCACAGCAATTGGAGGAGCTTTCTTTTTGATCGAAAGAATGGCGATTCATTTGCAGGATCCATTTGAAAACAGACCAACAGATACGCCTGTTACCACTATTGCAAATACAATAGAAAAAAATATAAAACAAATGCTGAATGAATACCAAAGCGAATTTGATATTCTAAACGAATTTGAATTGAACGACGAACCTAAAATAGTCGAAAAAGGCGCTTATTTCGTCTTATAGAAATTTAATTTTGGTCTTCTTTTAATTGTTGGCTGGACAGTGTGTAGTTGCGCTGTCCAGTTTTTTTATTTTATATAGGTGTAGTTTGCATCCCATGTTTATGCATATATATGATTACAAAAACTTAATCTATAATTGTGTTTTTGCCAGTCTGCCGAGAGTTTGTATAGCCGTTCGCAGCTCGTTTGACCAAGGAAGTCCAAAACTCAAGCGCATACAATTCGAAAATTGATTTTGAAAAGAAAAAATTCTCCCAGGCGCAATGCTGATATTGTGTTTCAAAGCAAGATGATAAAAAGCCGCAGTATCTATTTTTTTGTCTAATTCTACCCAAAGAAAAAAACCGCCTTGAGGCTGGCTCACCTTTGTTCCAGCAGGAAAAGATTCTAAAATGGTATTGATATAATTGGTACAGTTACGATTTAAAATCTGGCGTATTTTGCGAAGATGATTCTCGTATCGGCCATTTTTTAGAAAATCGCCGACAACTTCGTGGGTTATGGTAGGATTAGAAATGGTGTGATACAGCTTGGTTCTTAGAATTTCTTTTTTAAATTTCCCAGGAGAAACCCATCCCACACGATAGCCCGGCGCCAAAGTTTTAGAAACCGAACTGCAGCAAAGTACAATACCGCTCTCATCATACGTCTTACAGCTCGAAGGTCGGCTTGCGCCAAAATACAAATCACTGTGAAGATCATCTTCTATTAAAGGAACATTATAAAAATCCATTAAACGAACAATCTCCTGTTTATGCTCATTCGGCATCATACTGCCAGACGGATTACTAAAATTACTCATTAGTACACACGCTTTAACCTTATTAGATGCAAGTGTTTTTTTTACGGCTTCCAGTTCAATTCCAGTTGTCATGTTGGTTGGAAGCTCCATTACATACAATCCTAAAGATCTCGCCAGCTGCAGAATACCAAAATATACGGGACTTTCTGTAATAATTGTATCTCCAGGTTTAGTCAAAGTTAGTAAACAATCTGAAATAGCTGAAATACAGCCAGGAGTTGTAATAATATCATCTTCTGTCAAAGAACCGCCCCAAGTAAAAGACCATCGTGCGATTTCTTTACGCAAATTACTATTTCCCTGAATTTCCTCATAACTAGTGCCGCTGTTAGGCAGCTGACGCATTGCTTGAACCATTCCTTTATTCAGTTTTGCAATGGGCAGCAATTCATTTGATGGAAATCCGAGTGAAAGCATTGTAAGATCTTTTTTACGCATGTCTCCATAAACCAGATCGACCAAATCTTCACGCTCAATGTTTTCAACGCTCAGGATTGGTGAACTCGAAGAAGGTTCTGCAATAATTCTTGCCGAAATGTTACTCACATAATAACCAGACTGGGGTCTTGATTCAATTAAAGAACGGCTTTCAACCTCATAATAAGCTTTGCTTACTGTGCTCATGCTGTAGCCAGTTTCGGCGCAGACTTCTCGAATAGAAGGCAGTTTATCACCAACACTTAAAACGCCAGATTTTATTTGTTTTTCAATTCGGTCAGCAAACTGCAGGTATAAGTAATTGGAGTTTTTCATAAAAAAAATAAAACTGTTATGCTGCAATTTACAAAAACTGTATCTGTATTGCTGTTTTATTTTTTAGAAATTTGCTTCATCAAAAGAAAACAATTCAAAAAGAGAATTTGTGAAAACAACAAAATATTACATAGCAGCTATTACCGCTTATACTATATGGGGATTTTTTAGTTTGGTTTTAAGACCAATACATGATTATCCTTCATTAGATATTCTTTTCTTCCGCGTTTTCAGCTGTAGTATTTTGATGCTTTTAATTGCTTTATTATTTAAAAGAAAGAAAATTAAAGAGACGATTGAAATCTTTAAGGCAATGCCGAAATCAGAAAAAAGAAAATCGATTTTACTGAATATCGGAGGGAGTGCATTTTTAATGGGTAATTGGTTTACATTCATTTACGTAATGAATCATGTAAGTGTAAAAGCAACTTCTCTGGCGTATTTGGTTTGTCCTATTTTGACAACATTGCTCGCGTATTTTATCCTGCACGAAAAGCTGTCAAAGACACAATGGATTTCGGTTGGATTAAGTATTTCGGGCTGTTTAATACTGTCTTATGCCGATATTATGGATATGTTTTTCAGCATCATTATTGGTTTAACATATGCTGCTTATTTAGTCAGCCAGCGCGCTAATAAAGGTTTTGATAAATTTGTTGTATTAACGTTTCATATTACATTGGCTGCCTTGTTTTTAGTGCCATTTTATCCAAGTTATGGAGGACCGATTCCAACAGAATTTAAATTTTATTTCTGTATAGAAACAATCGCAATCTTATTTACAATTGTACCGCTTTTCCTGAATTTGTACGCACTTTCTGGAATCAATTCTTCAACAGTTGGAATGTTGCTAAACATCAATCCGATGATTGCATTTGGATTGGCAGCCTTTGTTTTTAAAGAAAATATTACTGCTTTGCAAATTACATCTTATGCAATTATTTTTATTGCAGTGTTAGTTTTTAATTCACATCATATTTTTGCAATAAAGCAAAAATGGACCGCAATATCCAAAGGCTCTTAATAATTAGTTTTCATATTTTTTATTGGTTTAAAATCGAAAATTACCAGAATCTTAACAGGATGTTTAAACAGGAATGATTATTTTTCATTCCTGTTTTTTTGTGCGATAAAGCGTAAAAATAGTTAGCCTCAGATTTAACAGATGAACAAGATTATTTTCTTTGTATGAAAAATTCAATTCAATTCAAATCCTTTTAATCTGTCTATTCTGTGGCAAAAAAAATCTAATACAAACCGAACCTATTGATATGAAAAATACCAAACTTCAAGCCTTTGCACCATTATTTTACTTAGTATGGTCAGATGATTTACTGACACAAAAAGAATTTTCAAAACTTCAGGAATTTATTAATTCACTGGCAGTTTTATCAGAAGAAGAAAAACAATATCTTCTTTCTAAAGCAGATATTTCAAATCCGCCTTCGCGAAATGAACTCAAACAATGGAAATTGGACATTGAAAAAAGTATTCAGGATAAATCTTCTATCAAATCGATTTTCGATATTGCAAAGGCATTATCTGGTGGTGAATTAGATTTGACGCCAATTGAATCTGATGTTGTAAAACTAGAAAATGATTTAGGAATTTTAGGCGAAGAAGCACTTCAGAATTTCAAAACCAAAGCAGGTTCTTTTACCGCAGATACTCATACCAATGCCACTTTCGATATTCAGAAAATTACCAAAATTTTAGACGGAAAAGAGGCTGCAATTATAGAGAAAGTAAAGTCAGTTATTTCTAGACCTGAATTTGCGTATGAAACTTCTACCGATATCAATGTTTTTAGGGAGACGGTTTATAAATGGTGCAAAATTCTAGCCGATGAAAATCTGGGAAATATGGCTTACCCCAAAAGATATGGCGGAGGCGAAAATATAGCCGATTATTTTGCAATTATGGAAACGCTGAGTTATCATGATTTAAGTTTGGTCATAAAATTTGGTGTTCAGTTTGGATTGTGGGGAATGAGTGTTCAGTCGTTAGGAACAGAAAAACATTACGCCAAATATTTACAAGACATTGGTTCACTAAAACTTCCAGGATGTTTTGCCATGACCGAAACACATCATGGATCGAACGTAAAGGGATTGGAAACAACAGCCACTTACAATCATAACGATCAGACTTTTACAATTCATACGCCTTATAAAAATGCACAAAAAGAATATATTGGCAACGCAGCAGTTCACGGACAAATGGCAACTGTTTTTGCAAAACTAATTATTGATGATCATGATTATGGTGTAAATGCATTTGTTGTTCCATTACGCGATCCAAATGGAAAGGTTGTAGAAGGTGTTACGATTGGCGATTGCGGTCATAAAATGGGATTAAATGGTGTTGATAACGGAACCATTAGTTTCGACAACGTTGTAATTCCGAAAGAAAATATGCTCGATCGTTTTGCTTCTGTAAATGAAAAAGGAGAATTCGAAAGTCCGATTCCAAGTGATAACAGAAGATTTTTCACCATGTTAGGAACTTTGGTAGGAGGAAGAATAGGAATTCCGCGTTCGGCTTTGGCGGCAGCTAAATCTGGGTTAACAATTGCCATTCGCTATAGCGATCAAAGAAGACAATTTGGACCAGAAGGCGGATCTGAAGTGTCAATTTTAAACTACAGAATGCATCAGCGCAGATTGTTGCCTCATTTAGCTAAAACTTATGCAGTTCATTTTGCACTTCAATATTTGACGAAAAGGTTTTTAAACAAAACAGAAAACGAAATGCAGGAAATCGAAGCACTTGCTGCAGGGATGAAATCGTATTCGACTTGGAGTACCAGAGATATTCTGCAAGAATGCCGTGAAGCCTGTGGTGGAAAAGGATATTTGTCTGAAAATCGAATTGATGCCTTAAAAAATGATACTGAAATTTATACAACTTTTGAAGGTGATAATACAGTTTTAATGCAGTTGGTAGCCAAAAATCGTTTGTCTGAATTCAGAAAAACATTTGGCGAAATGGGTTCTCTGGGCATTATTAATTATGTTTATGAAAATGCCAGAACAGCAATTACAGAGAAAAATCCGATTGCAACTCGCAAAACAGATGACGAACATCTGCTGGACGGCGAATTTCATTTGCAGGCTTTTGTCCATCGGGAAAAAACAATTCTGGCGTCTGCGGCCCGACGTATTAAAAAATTAGTTGATGGAGGCTTAGAAGCTTATGATGCGTTTAATGTCGTACAGCATCAAATGATAGATGTTGCTCAAGCCTATCTAGAAAGAGTAGTTCTGGAACAATTTCAACTTGCAATAAATGAAATTGAAGATGAAGAGTCTAAAACAATTTTAACAAAATTGAGTCAATTATTTGCACTTTCGCAGATTGAAAAAAATAAAGCTTGGTATTTAGAAGACGGTTATATGGAAGCAGTAAAAACAAAAGCTGTCCGTAAAATGGTTAATCAGCTTTGCTGGGACATTCGTCCAGATGCTGTAGCTTTGGTTAATGCATTTGATATTCCTGAAAGCTGTTTAGCGGCGCCAATCGCTGTATAATTTAAAGGGAGCTCTGCCTGAGAATAAAACTCAGACAGAGCTTTATTTTTTCGCTAAATGAAATCGATTTATTTATAGGAATTACAATTTTGTGATTTTATTTTTTATAACAAAAACAAAAAACACCTCTTGTTTCGTACATTTTACCCCTTTTAAATAATTCATATTATATATTTTTGCTTTTCTATATTTGTAATTCCCTTTATACTAAATCGACTTGAAAAAATATTTTTTATTTCTCTTAATTTTTACAGTAAGCTTTCCAATTTCTGCATTGGAGAAAGATACAGATGCCATTCTAAAGGAACTGAATGATGCAATAAAAAATAAGCAGCAGTATGTTAAAATTAAGGAAGAAAGAATCCTTAACTTCAAGAAATTAAAGTCTGAAAATCTTAGTAAAGAGCAGCAGTACAATTACAATAAAACGCTATATTTTGAATATCAAAAATTAAACTCAGATTCGGCGATTCAATATGTAAAAAAGAATCTTAAAATCGCAGAAGAACTTCAAGATCAAGAACTGTTTAATTTGGCGCAACTGCAATTGGTAACACTTTATTCATCTTCAGGAAAATACCGCGAATCCGAAGCCCTTTTAAAAAGTATAAACAAAAAGAATCTGACAGTTTCATTGCTTCCCAATTACTATATTTCGTATAGGGAGTTTTTTGAACATTACGCGGCGAATAGTGACAATCGCGAATATAGAAAACAGATTGGAAAATATAGAGATTCGCTGTTAAGTGTTTTAAATCCAAATACTTTAGAATATCAAATTAATAGAATTCAGCAGGATATTTTTATCAATAAAAAGTCAGAAAAGCCCAAAAAGGAATTACTCAGTTTGCTTCATAAAATAAAAGAAGAAGATCCGCAATATGCAATGATTACTTATTTGCTGGGCAAAATTTCTGAAGCTCATAATCAATTAGAAGAAAGAAAAAAATACTACGCACTTTCTGCCACTTCCGATATAAAAAATGCCAATAAAGATAATGCTTCACTGCAGGAATTGGCTTTGGTTTTTTATGAAATTGGAGATGTTGACATGGCATATAAATTGACACAATCTGCTATTGAAGATGCTCTTTATTGTAATGTTCAATTTAGAACGCTCTTAATGTCAGAAGTGTATTCGATCATTAATACGGTTTATTTAGAGCGCGAGGCACAACGAAAAAGCGATTTGCAAATTTATCTGCTTTGCATAAGTCTGCTTTCATTGTTTTTATTGGTTGCCATTATTTACGTTTACAAGCAGATGAAGAAGGTTTCGAGAATTCGAACAGAGCTTTACGAAACGAGTCAGAAATTAGCAGAATTAAACAAAGATATTACCGAAACAAACAGTCAGCTTCAAGAAAGTAATCTGCAGTTATCTGAATCTAATTTAGTTAAAGAAGAATATATTGCACATTTCTTTAATCTTTGCTCGACTTACATTAATAAACTGGAAAATTATCGCATTATCCTCAACAAGAAAGCAACTGCGAAACAGTTTGATGAAATTTATAAAATTTTAAAGTCAACTACTTTGGTTGATAATGAGTTAGAAGAATTATACAAGAATTTCGATATTATTTTCCTAAACCTATATCCAACATTTGTAAAAGATTTTAATGCGTTATTAATTCCAGAAGAGCAGATTGTTCTCAAACAAAATGAATTATTAAATACCGAACTTCGAATTTTTGCACTTATAAGACTCGGAATCACTGATAGTGTAAAAATCGCCGCATTTCTTCGTTACTCTTTAAGCACAATTTACAACTACAGAACTCGTGCGCGAAATAAAGCCGCCGTTTCACGAAACGATTTCGAAGAAATGGTTATGAAAATTGGTTCAATATCATTGAAAGTATAGCTTTTTATTTTAAATCTACTACTTTTTTTGAATTACATTTTTTGTTAATTAACTGTTAATCAATGTTTTAATTTTTTAATTTACTACTTTTTTCTATCTAAAAATGTAACGTGTACGATAACGTTTTAGTTTTACCATATGATAAAAAATACTTTTGATCAAGAAGGTGTTTTATATTATAAACTAATGCTTTAATAAATACTGTTATGTTTAAAAACGTTAAAACAATTGTTGTTTTACTTTTACTAAGTTCTTTGGGTGTAAATGCCCAAAGCAAAGTGCCAGTTTATCTAGATGATAAAAAGCCAATGAATGAACGTGTAGAGGATGCACTTAAAAGAATGACAACTGAAGAGAAAATTGCCATGATTCATGCGCAGTCTAAATTTAGCTCGCCAGGTGTAAAACGACTTGGAATTCCAGAAAACTGGATGACCGATGGACCACACGGAATTCGTACAGAAGTTAAGTGGGACGAATGGGATCAGGCGGGATGGACAAATGATTCTTGTATTGCTTTTCCAGCTCTTACAGCACTTTCTTCAACTTGGAACAAGGAATTGGCTTCTTTATATGGTAAATCAATTGGAGAAGAAGCACGTTTTCGTAACAAAAATGTATTATTAGGTCCAGGTGTAAATATCTACAGAAGCCCATTAAACGGTCGTAACTTCGAATATATGGGAGAAGATCCGTTTTTAGCTTCTAAAATGGTTGTTCCTTATATTAAAGGAGTGCAATCGAATGGAATTGCTGCCTGTGTAAAACATTTCGCTTTAAATAATCAAGAAACCAATCGTAATTCAGTAAACGTAGTTGTTGATGATCGTGCATTGTACGAAATTTACCTTCCTGCTTTTAAAGCTGCTGTTCAAGAAGGAGATGTTTGGTCTATTATGGGATCTTACAATAAATATAAAGGACAGCAATGCTGCCATAACGAATATTTGTTAAATGATATTCTACGTGGAGAGTGGGGCTTTAAAGGTGTTGTAGTTTCAGACTGGGGCGGTGTTAATGATACCAAACAAGCAATCCACAATGGTTTGGACATGGAGTTTGGTTCTTGGACAAACGGACTTTCTTGGGGAACAAGCAATGCTTACGACAATTATTATTTAGCAAAACCATATTCTGAAATGATCAGAAAGGGAGAAATTGGAACTAAGGAATTAGACGAAAAAGTACGTCGTATTCTTCGTTTGTCTTTCTTGACTACAATGGACAGAAATCGTCCTTTTGGCTCTTTTGGAACAGAAGAGCACGCTTTAGCAGGTCGTAAAATCGCTGAAGAAGGAATTGTATTACTTCAAAACAACAATAATATCCTTCCAATCAATCTTTCTAAAACAAAAAAGATTGCTGTAATTGGAGAAAATGCAATCAAAATG from Flavobacterium fluviale includes these protein-coding regions:
- a CDS encoding bestrophin family protein — protein: MLLKKRIPMKYVLGKIKVEIVLVLAYTVVFEIFHHYFVTLPVDIPIAIPTMIGTIISLLLAFKSNQAYDRWWEARIVWGAVVNDSRTLIRQVLTFYKDPDFSVEASEFKENFAKRQIAWCYSLGQSLRNKDAVEPLEGLMSDEEIRYIKNHQNVPNAILMLHARDLRNAKNDKKINTYQQVEIDNTLSRLCDEMGKCERIKNTIFPTTYSMYIRLTLCLFILLLPFGLTSVLSWFAIPLITAIGGAFFLIERMAIHLQDPFENRPTDTPVTTIANTIEKNIKQMLNEYQSEFDILNEFELNDEPKIVEKGAYFVL
- a CDS encoding aminotransferase-like domain-containing protein, which translates into the protein MKNSNYLYLQFADRIEKQIKSGVLSVGDKLPSIREVCAETGYSMSTVSKAYYEVESRSLIESRPQSGYYVSNISARIIAEPSSSSPILSVENIEREDLVDLVYGDMRKKDLTMLSLGFPSNELLPIAKLNKGMVQAMRQLPNSGTSYEEIQGNSNLRKEIARWSFTWGGSLTEDDIITTPGCISAISDCLLTLTKPGDTIITESPVYFGILQLARSLGLYVMELPTNMTTGIELEAVKKTLASNKVKACVLMSNFSNPSGSMMPNEHKQEIVRLMDFYNVPLIEDDLHSDLYFGASRPSSCKTYDESGIVLCCSSVSKTLAPGYRVGWVSPGKFKKEILRTKLYHTISNPTITHEVVGDFLKNGRYENHLRKIRQILNRNCTNYINTILESFPAGTKVSQPQGGFFLWVELDKKIDTAAFYHLALKHNISIAPGRIFSFQNQFSNCMRLSFGLPWSNELRTAIQTLGRLAKTQL
- a CDS encoding EamA family transporter, whose protein sequence is MKTTKYYIAAITAYTIWGFFSLVLRPIHDYPSLDILFFRVFSCSILMLLIALLFKRKKIKETIEIFKAMPKSEKRKSILLNIGGSAFLMGNWFTFIYVMNHVSVKATSLAYLVCPILTTLLAYFILHEKLSKTQWISVGLSISGCLILSYADIMDMFFSIIIGLTYAAYLVSQRANKGFDKFVVLTFHITLAALFLVPFYPSYGGPIPTEFKFYFCIETIAILFTIVPLFLNLYALSGINSSTVGMLLNINPMIAFGLAAFVFKENITALQITSYAIIFIAVLVFNSHHIFAIKQKWTAISKGS
- a CDS encoding acyl-CoA dehydrogenase family protein → MKNTKLQAFAPLFYLVWSDDLLTQKEFSKLQEFINSLAVLSEEEKQYLLSKADISNPPSRNELKQWKLDIEKSIQDKSSIKSIFDIAKALSGGELDLTPIESDVVKLENDLGILGEEALQNFKTKAGSFTADTHTNATFDIQKITKILDGKEAAIIEKVKSVISRPEFAYETSTDINVFRETVYKWCKILADENLGNMAYPKRYGGGENIADYFAIMETLSYHDLSLVIKFGVQFGLWGMSVQSLGTEKHYAKYLQDIGSLKLPGCFAMTETHHGSNVKGLETTATYNHNDQTFTIHTPYKNAQKEYIGNAAVHGQMATVFAKLIIDDHDYGVNAFVVPLRDPNGKVVEGVTIGDCGHKMGLNGVDNGTISFDNVVIPKENMLDRFASVNEKGEFESPIPSDNRRFFTMLGTLVGGRIGIPRSALAAAKSGLTIAIRYSDQRRQFGPEGGSEVSILNYRMHQRRLLPHLAKTYAVHFALQYLTKRFLNKTENEMQEIEALAAGMKSYSTWSTRDILQECREACGGKGYLSENRIDALKNDTEIYTTFEGDNTVLMQLVAKNRLSEFRKTFGEMGSLGIINYVYENARTAITEKNPIATRKTDDEHLLDGEFHLQAFVHREKTILASAARRIKKLVDGGLEAYDAFNVVQHQMIDVAQAYLERVVLEQFQLAINEIEDEESKTILTKLSQLFALSQIEKNKAWYLEDGYMEAVKTKAVRKMVNQLCWDIRPDAVALVNAFDIPESCLAAPIAV
- a CDS encoding DUF6377 domain-containing protein; amino-acid sequence: MKKYFLFLLIFTVSFPISALEKDTDAILKELNDAIKNKQQYVKIKEERILNFKKLKSENLSKEQQYNYNKTLYFEYQKLNSDSAIQYVKKNLKIAEELQDQELFNLAQLQLVTLYSSSGKYRESEALLKSINKKNLTVSLLPNYYISYREFFEHYAANSDNREYRKQIGKYRDSLLSVLNPNTLEYQINRIQQDIFINKKSEKPKKELLSLLHKIKEEDPQYAMITYLLGKISEAHNQLEERKKYYALSATSDIKNANKDNASLQELALVFYEIGDVDMAYKLTQSAIEDALYCNVQFRTLLMSEVYSIINTVYLEREAQRKSDLQIYLLCISLLSLFLLVAIIYVYKQMKKVSRIRTELYETSQKLAELNKDITETNSQLQESNLQLSESNLVKEEYIAHFFNLCSTYINKLENYRIILNKKATAKQFDEIYKILKSTTLVDNELEELYKNFDIIFLNLYPTFVKDFNALLIPEEQIVLKQNELLNTELRIFALIRLGITDSVKIAAFLRYSLSTIYNYRTRARNKAAVSRNDFEEMVMKIGSISLKV
- a CDS encoding glycoside hydrolase family 3 C-terminal domain-containing protein, whose amino-acid sequence is MFKNVKTIVVLLLLSSLGVNAQSKVPVYLDDKKPMNERVEDALKRMTTEEKIAMIHAQSKFSSPGVKRLGIPENWMTDGPHGIRTEVKWDEWDQAGWTNDSCIAFPALTALSSTWNKELASLYGKSIGEEARFRNKNVLLGPGVNIYRSPLNGRNFEYMGEDPFLASKMVVPYIKGVQSNGIAACVKHFALNNQETNRNSVNVVVDDRALYEIYLPAFKAAVQEGDVWSIMGSYNKYKGQQCCHNEYLLNDILRGEWGFKGVVVSDWGGVNDTKQAIHNGLDMEFGSWTNGLSWGTSNAYDNYYLAKPYSEMIRKGEIGTKELDEKVRRILRLSFLTTMDRNRPFGSFGTEEHALAGRKIAEEGIVLLQNNNNILPINLSKTKKIAVIGENAIKMMTVGGGSSSLKARYEITPLEGLKKRIGNQAEIVYARGYVGDPTSNYNGVVAKVSLEEKRPQAELTAEALKIAKDADIVLFIGGLNKSENQDDEGHDRKHLELPYAQDKLISELAKVNKNIVFVNISGNAVAMPWIKEVPGVVQGWFLGTEAGNALANVLVGDVNPSGKLSFTFPVKLADNGAHALGEFPGGDEVKYNEGIFVGYRWVDKNKIKPLFSFGHGLSYTTFAYGKVTADKKQINAGDKITFSVNVKNTGSREGAEVVQLYITDVKSSLARPIKELKGFEKVALKAGEEKTVTFTIDKTALSFFDDKKHDWVAEPGDFEAIIGASSTDLKSKVNFSLK